The nucleotide window taacagattcactacatggaacaacagatagtcccaaaacaacccatacaaacacattgaataatagattcactacatggaacaacaggtAGTCCCAAAACAacccatacaaacgcattgaataacagattcagaTACTTACTATTcgcccatacaaacgcattgaataatagattcactacatggaacaacagatagtcccaaaacaatctaaaggaagtttgttctgaagtgtctgtcgtATAtctgagatagatagatagatagatagatagatagatagatggatagatataaATATATAGAAAGATCAGGAATGATGTTCAACTAGACTCTCCGTCCTGTATATctatgttctattctgttctacgtCTATACCAGCGACCATGTTCTATTCGGTTCTCTACCAGCGACCATGTTCTGTTCTGTATCAGTGACCATGTTCTATTCTCTTCTATTCAGGTTCAAGAAGCGGGTGCTGATAGAACAGCTGGAGAACTTTCTAGAAGAGATCCATAACAGGGCCAACAATATGAACCATCTGGACGGGTTCTAATGGACAACTCTTCACTCCCCGGCCCCTCAGAcctaacccctcctccccacTCCACCCTCAACCTGTAGCCCTTAACCCAGGCTGAAATTGTCCTATAGAGAAGgggaatatacagtgcattaacTAACCCAAGCAGTGAAATGAGTGCTGttggcctgtctgtctctgtcagtgtaTACTGTGTGACGTGTGTCTCATCAGTGATGGTATGGTGAACTGATATCGCTAAGGGAAGGGGGTTCAAATTAGATTGTAAAAAGTTTCCAACAACCTCAGGGCCAAAAGAGGAACACTGATGTTTTGGGTCTCAAATTAATCTTTAGGTGgcttcatgttttttttcttccattctctctttctcatcatcgccctctctctttctcatcatcgccctctctctttctcgtcatcgccctctctctttctcatcatcgccctctctctttctgtggtaTTTTTGTTGTGGGTTTGTCCCCGTTTTGGTTATTCTCTTAATCCTGATAGGCACTGCACTCCACCAATAGAAACACTCCTTTACTGTATTTACCAACATAAAGGATTGGCCACTCCCTCATGACTTCCTAATCTTGCCATGAAAAGGTTTATCTAAACTAGGCTACACCGACTCAACCAAACTGAAGCCCACATTTCACTCCCATGGAACTCCATATTTGTAGgcaatagttttttttttgttttgttttttgttgttgttcttcacAGTTTTAGATGCCAGtctggggggaaaaaacagtTCTAGATTTGTATGTTGCCTGAAGAAGCAAGAGGAACGTCACAAGTCAGTCATCTTAGCAGTTCTGGATTTTAGCTAGAAGGATAAACCAAactccaataataataataataatagcgtACCATCTGAATGCTGTTATCAAAGTGCCACCGACAAGAACCCTCTATGATGGGTAGTAGACAAGCCTCAGGAAATAGACAATAATATAATGGTTAGCAATAGCATCAGTGCCACTAGTAATACCCGTACAACCACTTGGTTACCCTTTACTGCAATCCTAAACTAAATCTCTCTGTAGTGTAAAAGTTAAGTGTTGTTGGACATTCAATTGTAGAATTGAGGCCCTAGATATCTGGCTGGCTGGTTGTGGTGTGCAGTTTACAGCACAAAATTTGCAATCCTCCCTGCCCTATCCCCTTTTATCTCTCCCGCCTCTTTTCCAATACCCCCCCTCCTATACAGGGACCAAATAGTTGCCAAACTTGTCTTTGTTTATAAAGAGGACGCTACCAAAAGAGAGTATTTTGAATACGCTGTATAGATGTAAATACCTTTAGAGAATTATTTAAAGAGAATGTTCAGAGGAAGGCCTTTTTTGTATTTCCATGAATAAAGTTTCTATTTTAACCTGTGACTGGCCATGTAAATAAAGTCAAAACACACAATCAGCATAATTGTTGTATGTCACTTCCTTTCAAGGAAATTAAAGTGGGTGAAAGGTTCCCCGTTGGAgatgtgtatacagttgaagtcagaagtttacgtacacttaggttggagtcattaaaacttgtttttcaaccacttcacaaatttcttgtgcgcgctaatagcgtttcaaatgtcattcgctctgagacttggagtagttgttccccttgctctgcatgggtaacgctgcttcgatggtggctgttgtcgatgtgttcctggttcgagcccaggtaggagcgaggagagggacggaagctatactgttacactggcaatactaaagtgcctataagaaaaATCATAgttggtcgacctctactctcctgtactccctgttcacccatgactgcgtggccatgcacgcctccaactcaatcaagtttgcagacgaccctacagtggtaggcttgattaccaacaacaacgagacggtcTACAGGGAGGCGGTGAGGGCACtcgggagtgtggtgtcagagaaataacctcacactcaacgtcaacaaaacaaaggagatgattgtggacttcaggaaacagcagagggagcacccccccatccacatcgatggaacagtagtggagaaggtggaaagttttaagttcatcggcgtacacatcacggacaaactgaaatggtccacccacacagacagcgtggtgaagaaggcgcaacagtgctccttcaacctcaggaggctgaaggaattcggcttgtcaccaaaaacactcacaatcttttacagatgcacaatcgaaagcatcctgtcgggctgtatcaccgcctggtacggcaactgctccgcaaCCGtcgagctctccagagggtggtgaggtatcCACAACACATcacagggggcaaactacctaccctccaggacacctacaccacctggtgtcacaggaaggtcaaaaagatcatcaaggacaacaaccacccgagccactgcctgttcaccccgctatcatccagaaggcgaggtcagtacaagtgcatcaaagcggtgaccgagagactgaaaagcagcttctatctcaaggccatcagactgttaaacagccatcactaacattgagtggctgctgccaacatactgactcaaatctctaaccactttaataataaattaataaatacatacatttatCACTAGcccctttaaacaatgccactttatgtaatgtttacataccctactttactcatctcatatgtatatactgtactctataccatctactgtatcttgcctatgccgttcggccatcgctcacccatatatttatatgtacatattcttattcattccttgtgtgtataaggtagttgtgaaattgttagattacttgttagatattactgcatggtcggaactagaagcacaagcatttcgctacactcgcattcacatctactaaccatgtgtatgtgactaataaaatttgatttgatttgaagatcgtacttttgagaaatgtcctctggtctgatgaaacaaaaatagaactgtttggccataatgaccattgttatgtttggaggaaaaaggtggagacttgcaagccgaaaaacaccgtcccaaccgtgaagcacgggggtggcagcatcatgttgtgggggtgctttgctgcaggagggactggtgcacttcacaaaatagatggcatcatgagaaaggaaaattatgtggatatattgaagcaacatctcaagacatcagtcaggaagttaaagcttggtcgcaaatgcgtcttccaaatgaacaatgaccacaagcatacttctaaagttgtggcaaaatggcttaaggacaacaaagtcaaggtattggagtggccatcacaaagccctgacctcaatcctctggaaaatttgtgggcagaactgaaaaagcttgtgggcgagcaaggaggcctacaaacctgactcagttacaccagctctgtcaggaggaatgggccaaaattcacccaacttattgtgggaagcttgtggaaggctacccgaaacatttgacccaagttaaacaatttaaaggcaatgctaccaaatactaatttagtgtatgtaaacttctgacccactgggaatgtgatgaaagaaataaaagctttaataaataattctctctacaattattctgacatttcattcttaaaataaagtggtgatcctaactgacctaagacagggaaattttacaaggattaaatgtcaggaattgtgaaactgagtttaaatgtatttggctaaggtgtatgtaaacttccgacttcgactgTATGACAATCAGAAATCTCTCCAGAGgttgatttttttaaatttttccaCAAGTAATCTATGGGAAATTAGTGTTGACATGAGTTTTATTAATTTGGTGGATGTGAGAGTTTCTGAATCCTCTCCGTGACCATGGATCAACCAGGAAATAGCCAGTAGTCCTACGCTACAGAAGTAAATGACCAAAACACTTTGGGTGAAAAACACAgatgtatttacattttatttacagataTGTACAACAAATATTGTCCCTCTTTCTGATGTCTGGAAACCTCTTATTGGTCCCCAATAAATATAGGTACTGTGTTGGGGTTGAATATGAGCTGGGGTATGGTGGTGGGGGTCCTAGGGTGGAGGTAAGGGGGTCCTAGGGTTGAGGTAAGGGGGTCCTAGGGTGGAGGTCCTAGAGTGGAGGTAAGGGGGTCCTAGGGTGGAGGTCCTAAGGTGGAGGTCCTAGGGTGGAGGTAAGGGAGTCCTAGGGTGGAGGTCCTAGGGTAGAGGTAAGGGGGTCCTAGGGTAGAGGTAAGGGGGTCCTAGGGTAGAGGTAAGGGGGTCCTAGGGTGGAGGTAAGGGGGTCCTAGGGTGGAGGTCCTAGGGTGGAGGTAAGGGGGTCCTAGGGTGGAGGTAAGGGGGTCCTAGGGTGGAGGTCCTAGGGTGGAGGTAAGGGGGTCCTAGGGTGGAGGTCCTAGGGTGGAGGTAGGGGGGTCCTTGGCTGCCTGATCAGCTGGATTCACCACACGCCCCATGAATAGAACAGAtcctggagagaaggagagagagggatgaacaaTGGAACGATTAATAGAAGACCAAACTAACAAGGTGATGCTGTAACGGCAATACAACACACTGactaaggctgtgtttacacagtcAGCCCAAATCTGATCTGccactgatctgattggtcaaaaaaacTATCggtggcaaaagatcagaattgggctgcctgtgtaaacgcagctatAGCATGCTTCTTTTACTGTGTTGAATATTAGTGGATGGTttgagtcctgaatgctgattggctgaaagccatggtatatcagaccgtataccacaggtatgacaaaaaaaatgcattttactattataattacgttggtaaccagtttataatagtaataaggcacctcagggggtttgtgatatatggccaatataccacggctaatggctgtatccaggcactctgcattgcgtcgtacgtaagaacagcccttagccgtggtatattggccatataccacaccccctcaggccttatcaCATATGCAAGCCATCTGTTCATTTTCTGCATGGTAGGCCTACCTGTGCTGACTTGTCGCAAGAGGAAGAAGAAAGGTCGGTCTGCTTTGAAGACGGGAGCTCGGGATCGTTTGAGTAGCACCATAGCTGTGGCTGCAGCTGCCTTGGTCCCGTCCTCTGTTACCTCTATCCTGGCCTCATGAAAGGCATCTGACACATATAGGTCCTCCTCTGCTGTGGAGAGAAAAACACAATGTTTTTAAGTAGTGGACAGTCATCTGCAGAGTGTACTGAGGATGACATGGAGCCCCATACAAGGTTTTATAGCTCCactcagaaagtaaaccaaattccaattttTAAAATGTTCCTCGttttgaaaagcattgaagagaattggaatttcagttcacTTCCTTGAATTGACACAAATTGAAATGGAATTTGACCCCAACCCtaatctctatatatatattaaactaGGATAAGGCAGTTAAGTGTTCTGTACCTGAGAGTCCAGTAAAGTCTGCTGCCATTGGGTTGAAGGCGTCACTGACCCCCATCGACGGCAGAACCAACCTCAGGTTGAACCTGTTCTGCATTTTAAACCTGTTGAATGACAGTGTGCATTACACTACCATTATCCTGTTTGGCCACGCTAGATCAGGCATCATGGAGGTTAGGACATGGTAAATGCTATGGGGATCCTTGGGATGACCCTACCCCACAAGACAtcccacaagaggtctcttcacagtccccaagtccagaacagactatgggaggcacacagtactacatagaggccatgactacatggaactttattccacatcaagtaactgatgttagaagtagaatcagatttaaaaagacagataaaaaaaacaccttctggaacagcggggactgtgaagcaacacaaacactggcacagacacatgcatacacacacacacacacacacacacacacacacacacacacacacacacacacacacacacacacacacacacacacacacacacacacacacacaataacatacgcactatacatacacatggatttagtgcTGTAGagatgtggtagtggtggagtaggggtctgagggcacacagtgtgttgtgaaatctgtgaatgtattgtaatgtttttaaaattgtataaactgccttcattttgttggaacccaggaagagtagctgctgctttggcatgaactaatggggatccataataaaccccaggaagagtagctgctgccttgacaggaactaatggggatccataataaatacaaaatacccTATAAACCATAATACTTACCTTACCCTAAAccgttttaaatgtcaacttcaatggcgTGAAGTTAGGTTGTCCCAGGTATCCCTCTTAGCAAACAACGTTAGGATACAGGGAATTAGGATACAGGAAATTAGGATACAGGGAAAGGAAGCCAGTTTGGGCTAGGAAATGTTTTACATCAGTGATACTAACCTGGTATAATAAATGTTTTACATCAGTGATACTAACCTGGTATAATAAATGTTTTTACATCAGTGATACTAACCTGGTATAATACATGTTTTTAAATGAAAACATATTGATATGTGTAGGCTACCTGGGGATGAAGACATCCATCTTGGTTCTACGGAGGCCGGTGTCCCAGGTGGCCACAGCGTTGGGGGTTAGCTGGGATTCCAGCGAGGACAGTGGTGTCTTCCTGTCACTGGGCATAGCCACCAGCAGACTGAGGGAGCGGCCCAGGTACGGCAGCTCCAGAACTGTGTAGCGCTGGTCAGACGAGGTGCGGAACTGACCTACTCATAGATGGGGAAACAAAGGGAGGGACAGCTTTGATAAGGGCACAGGATAAGCAATCGTATGGATTTTAGAAtcctttttttacatcagcagttgtccgTGTTTTACAGACACCCAGCCTAGAACCCCCCAAAGAGCAAGCGATGCAGAAGCACTAAACACTTGTACTTTACAATGTCTTGTAGAATGTCAAATGATCTAGATTACTATAGTACGAATCAAAACCCAAACTCTACCGTTAAGCTAAATGTGGTGTGGTACTTGATGGATTGACTGTAAGCCACAGccaaagggagagacagacagaaagatatTGCCGTTGTCTCTTCTCACTTACCAAAGTTGACCTCTGTGGCCTGGTGCATCATGGGCACCTTGATGGTGCTGCCGTCCGACAGGGTGAAGGGAAGGTTCTGGGTGTCAGTGAAGAGGAACTGTTTCTGCCACACTCCCCGGAAGTTCACAGTGTTGACCAGGGCCATCTGCAGCCGCTGTCCCCACCACAAGGCTTCTTCCTGAGCCTCGCCAGACCCAAACAGCTCCCCACTGCCACTGGATTGGAGGGGCTCACCGGTGCCGTGGTTGCGTCCCCACTGTTGCAGCTGGCTTCGACTGTAGTTGGGCTGGCTGAAGTTGGCTCGCGCCAGACTGCTGTTGCCCAAGGCTGCTGCATGCTGGGTAAAAACAGGAAGTAGCTGGACGCCGCTCTGGATGAATAGGACGCAGGCCTGCCGGAGCTGCACCCCGTGACTGGAGTTACCCAAATCCCCCTGCGACCGCAACAGGAAGTCATGCACCTgcatatctggagagaccggaaGTGGAATCAGTGGCTAGGTTCCTACTAAATTAGCTTTTTGGTTTTcatttatggttagggttaggcataaggtt belongs to Salmo trutta chromosome 20, fSalTru1.1, whole genome shotgun sequence and includes:
- the LOC115155449 gene encoding probable serpin E3 — translated: MCRLSMTSLFVYFWLVERGQCDAFSLQDTRGELHAEFAVSLYQTLTKTENNSNLIVSPASVSLSLGLLQLGARGNTLAQLVAALGYDIKDMQVHDFLLRSQGDLGNSSHGVQLRQACVLFIQSGVQLLPVFTQHAAALGNSSLARANFSQPNYSRSQLQQWGRNHGTGEPLQSSGSGELFGSGEAQEEALWWGQRLQMALVNTVNFRGVWQKQFLFTDTQNLPFTLSDGSTIKVPMMHQATEVNFGQFRTSSDQRYTVLELPYLGRSLSLLVAMPSDRKTPLSSLESQLTPNAVATWDTGLRRTKMDVFIPRFKMQNRFNLRLVLPSMGVSDAFNPMAADFTGLSAEEDLYVSDAFHEARIEVTEDGTKAAAATAMVLLKRSRAPVFKADRPFFFLLRQVSTGSVLFMGRVVNPADQAAKDPPTSTLGPPP